In Flavobacterium gelatinilyticum, a genomic segment contains:
- a CDS encoding DUF1843 domain-containing protein, with protein sequence MGVIMPYGVAIREAIASNDLAKMESIAEQAKQIVKDQGDLSAALLDLLEAIEALKNKK encoded by the coding sequence ATGGGAGTAATCATGCCTTACGGTGTTGCAATCAGAGAAGCGATAGCTTCTAATGATTTAGCAAAAATGGAATCTATTGCAGAGCAGGCAAAACAGATAGTTAAAGATCAGGGCGATTTAAGCGCTGCTCTTCTGGACTTGCTGGAAGCAATAGAAGCCTTGAAAAACAAAAAATAA
- a CDS encoding DUF1843 domain-containing protein — translation MGAIMLYAAGIREALVSNDLEKMKAVAEQAKQTVKEQGDLSAALLELLEAIEKLKK, via the coding sequence ATGGGAGCTATTATGCTTTACGCCGCAGGAATCAGAGAAGCACTTGTTTCAAATGATTTAGAAAAAATGAAAGCAGTAGCCGAGCAGGCTAAACAAACTGTGAAAGAACAAGGAGACTTAAGTGCCGCTTTGTTAGAATTGCTTGAGGCAATTGAAAAATTGAAAAAATAA
- a CDS encoding glycosyltransferase family 2 protein, whose protein sequence is MKHTVVIPLYNKEAYISDTIRSLAFQEKKPYEIIIVDDCSTDKSLPRLKEALAFFAPQFLQTNVQIIKLKENKGPGNARNTGLENAKGDLISFLDADDYYTPFCLLEAGLVMEQENIDILVLGIVLVPSKYYLPQIKSFEKELIFLHDELFLIPNILHTISSPDFIMGVGSNVVIKKKLLENVRYETNVSLNEGIDFWYRVLKSMEKTSRTALLNKVCIEVREVEGSLSRISYKSWKELKIPVTIQRYQNSTDCNDRQLMGMLSQRWFDHAMERLPSFWQKLLFVLHHFKTLFRNRRYFRKRNK, encoded by the coding sequence ATGAAACATACTGTTGTTATTCCGCTTTACAATAAAGAAGCTTATATATCAGATACCATTCGTTCGCTCGCTTTTCAGGAGAAAAAACCATACGAAATTATCATTGTTGATGACTGCAGTACAGATAAAAGCCTGCCGCGTTTAAAAGAAGCTTTGGCATTTTTTGCACCGCAGTTCCTGCAAACCAATGTTCAGATTATCAAATTAAAAGAGAACAAAGGTCCTGGGAATGCACGAAACACTGGACTTGAAAATGCAAAAGGCGACCTGATAAGTTTTCTGGATGCCGATGATTATTACACCCCTTTCTGTTTACTCGAAGCCGGTTTAGTAATGGAACAGGAAAATATCGACATTCTGGTGCTCGGAATTGTATTGGTACCCTCAAAATATTATCTGCCTCAAATAAAATCATTCGAAAAAGAACTGATTTTTTTGCATGATGAGCTCTTTTTGATTCCAAATATACTGCACACCATAAGTTCTCCGGATTTTATTATGGGCGTTGGAAGCAATGTTGTCATCAAAAAGAAACTTTTAGAAAATGTGCGTTATGAAACCAATGTTTCCTTAAATGAAGGAATTGATTTTTGGTACCGGGTTTTAAAAAGTATGGAAAAAACATCTCGTACCGCTTTACTTAATAAAGTCTGTATTGAAGTTAGAGAAGTAGAAGGAAGTTTGTCCCGAATAAGTTATAAGAGCTGGAAAGAATTAAAAATTCCGGTTACCATACAACGATATCAAAATAGCACCGATTGCAATGACCGGCAGTTAATGGGAATGTTATCGCAGCGATGGTTTGATCACGCTATGGAACGTTTACCATCCTTTTGGCAAAAATTACTCTTTGTGTTACATCACTTTAAAACCTTATTTCGAAATCGCCGGTATTTCAGAAAAAGAAATAAATAA
- a CDS encoding GMC oxidoreductase: MTTFSSSPNFANGFPTPGPQDPTAQKVLDHIFFLSETDWKIAREQEHFDFIVIGSGFCALAFAEKTLEENPEARILIVERGPFFLPEHFQNLPIPYQHVLGGLSETFPWTLSRKTAQQPKGNIQFQHGMIPFFGGRSIMWSAWCPRPTQEEMQYWPQETIDAANRKFKDAEKLLNVIPADKIDTKLDDAVLNHVASQRPVYNVMQKKLQKMLADNLEKIPSATRSMAAPLAVGSGELQGLDFAKFSTPSVMLELAIKQADKSKKKEGSPLKMVANCIVERIHQQDGVATALETSRGVINVGDAKVILAMGTLPPTTLLLNSFPQVKRAGERFTAHFITSIVARIPRNDYDFAQRLDELELAAIYMAGTNKKSGMQYHVQLSVLSDKNPKENAQKAARYMPDVVATASMAQLKDSKDYLVFVCAVLGEMDFINPENFLRLNGQSDPTTNVTLQAIASKKDLQTWDTMDEGTFEMLEKALSPKGEGAVQYWRGSPDKGEWVKERPPVDQRRVGGLVHEGSSLWIGKDDEGVVGLDYRPNGVENVYVTGGALWPASGSWNPTLTMVALAQDLAENLNRESISKTKIGSKKAASK; the protein is encoded by the coding sequence ATGACCACATTTTCATCAAGTCCGAATTTTGCGAACGGTTTTCCAACACCGGGTCCGCAGGATCCAACAGCACAAAAAGTTTTGGATCACATTTTTTTCCTTTCAGAAACCGACTGGAAAATTGCACGAGAACAAGAACATTTTGATTTTATAGTTATTGGGAGCGGTTTCTGTGCTTTGGCTTTCGCCGAAAAAACATTAGAAGAAAACCCGGAGGCAAGAATTTTAATAGTAGAACGAGGTCCTTTTTTCCTGCCAGAACACTTTCAAAATCTTCCTATTCCGTATCAGCATGTATTGGGCGGATTGTCAGAAACATTTCCGTGGACACTTTCAAGAAAAACGGCTCAGCAGCCAAAAGGAAATATCCAGTTTCAACACGGAATGATTCCGTTTTTTGGAGGAAGAAGTATTATGTGGAGTGCGTGGTGCCCAAGACCGACTCAGGAAGAAATGCAGTACTGGCCTCAGGAAACGATTGATGCGGCTAATAGAAAATTTAAAGATGCTGAAAAGCTGTTAAATGTTATTCCGGCAGATAAAATTGATACCAAACTTGATGATGCAGTTTTAAATCATGTAGCTTCACAGCGTCCTGTTTATAATGTAATGCAGAAAAAACTGCAAAAAATGTTAGCAGATAATTTAGAAAAGATTCCATCTGCTACCAGAAGTATGGCTGCTCCTTTGGCAGTAGGTTCCGGAGAACTGCAGGGATTAGATTTTGCTAAATTTTCTACTCCGTCCGTAATGCTGGAACTTGCCATAAAACAAGCCGATAAAAGTAAAAAAAAGGAAGGAAGCCCTTTAAAAATGGTTGCCAATTGTATTGTAGAGCGTATTCATCAGCAGGATGGCGTTGCGACAGCTCTGGAAACTTCAAGAGGAGTAATAAATGTAGGCGATGCCAAAGTAATTCTGGCAATGGGAACACTGCCGCCAACTACCTTATTATTAAATTCTTTCCCGCAGGTTAAAAGAGCAGGAGAACGTTTTACGGCTCATTTTATTACTTCAATTGTAGCCCGTATTCCTCGTAACGATTATGATTTTGCACAACGGTTAGATGAACTGGAATTGGCAGCAATTTATATGGCAGGAACCAATAAAAAAAGCGGTATGCAGTATCATGTGCAGTTGTCTGTTTTATCAGATAAAAACCCGAAAGAAAATGCACAAAAAGCAGCACGATATATGCCGGATGTTGTGGCAACAGCCTCGATGGCACAATTAAAAGATTCTAAAGATTATCTGGTATTTGTCTGCGCTGTACTGGGTGAAATGGATTTTATAAATCCGGAAAACTTTTTACGTCTTAACGGACAATCTGACCCTACTACAAATGTTACGCTTCAGGCAATTGCCAGTAAAAAAGATTTACAAACCTGGGACACAATGGATGAAGGAACTTTTGAAATGCTGGAAAAAGCCTTATCTCCAAAAGGAGAAGGGGCTGTACAATACTGGAGAGGCTCTCCAGACAAAGGAGAGTGGGTGAAGGAAAGACCTCCGGTAGATCAGCGTAGAGTAGGCGGTCTGGTTCACGAAGGCTCAAGTCTTTGGATTGGAAAAGACGACGAAGGTGTTGTAGGATTAGACTATCGTCCAAACGGAGTAGAGAATGTTTATGTAACCGGCGGTGCACTTTGGCCTGCAAGCGGTTCATGGAACCCCACTTTAACTATGGTCGCTCTGGCTCAGGATTTGGCAGAAAATTTAAACCGCGAATCTATCAGCAAAACTAAAATTGGCTCTAAGAAAGCCGCTTCAAAATAA
- a CDS encoding GbsR/MarR family transcriptional regulator translates to MEFKEAKNKFVQTWGALGSQWGINKTMAQIHALLMVSNDPVSMEDIMEELQISRGNASMNLRALMDWGIVYKENKAGERKEFFTAEKDLDELAAKISRERSKRELKPALKILKEVSTIEAKDSAEEKHFVDQTSKLYDFVLKADNMLDKMTEFNENWLGKLVLKIMK, encoded by the coding sequence ATGGAATTCAAAGAAGCAAAAAATAAATTCGTTCAGACCTGGGGAGCTTTAGGTTCTCAATGGGGAATTAATAAAACCATGGCACAGATCCATGCTTTGTTAATGGTCTCAAACGATCCTGTTTCTATGGAAGACATTATGGAAGAATTACAAATTTCGCGTGGAAATGCCAGTATGAACCTGAGAGCTTTAATGGATTGGGGGATTGTATATAAAGAAAATAAAGCGGGAGAACGAAAAGAGTTTTTTACTGCCGAAAAAGATCTGGATGAACTGGCTGCAAAAATTTCGAGAGAAAGAAGCAAAAGAGAATTAAAACCGGCTTTAAAAATATTAAAAGAAGTTTCGACTATTGAAGCGAAAGATTCTGCCGAAGAAAAACATTTTGTAGACCAGACCTCCAAACTGTATGATTTTGTTTTGAAAGCAGATAATATGCTGGACAAAATGACTGAATTTAATGAAAACTGGTTAGGAAAACTGGTTTTAAAAATCATGAAATAA
- a CDS encoding radical SAM/SPASM domain-containing protein, which produces MNKTSTRYRVRDDYKTATPVHVVWEITLACNLKCSHCGSRAGKVRPGELTTEQCFEVIDSLKRLGTREITIIGGEAFLRKDWLDIIERISESGIECSMQSGAYNLNEERISSAKKAGIRNIGVSIDGMPETHNKIRGRRDSFDHVIHCLQLLKSHDIPSSVNTVITKLNQDELNDLLDVLIENGVRNWQIQLAVAMGNAVDHADELILQPYELIDFYEKLIVIYRKALAHNVLIQAGNNIGYFGPYEHIWRQGNEKYYTGCSAGHTGIGIEADGKIKGCPSLPTTEYTGGNVKDMKLEDIWRYSEEMVFSRYRNKEELWGGCKGCYYESSCLAGCTWTSHVLFGKRGNNPFCHHRALELKKKGLHERIRKIKEAPGLSFDIGLFEIIVENEKGEIIEIQSPYNSPPSLPAEDYTDRVPRMPQALKLCSGCDNYVYEEEETCSFCKADIQKVNDEYAAKMEKAKRSLEKLELLMMR; this is translated from the coding sequence ATGAATAAGACTTCTACACGATACAGAGTAAGAGATGATTACAAAACAGCAACACCTGTTCATGTTGTATGGGAAATTACGCTGGCCTGTAATTTGAAATGTTCACATTGCGGCTCCAGAGCAGGCAAAGTAAGACCCGGTGAATTAACTACAGAACAATGCTTCGAAGTTATTGACAGTCTAAAACGTCTTGGTACAAGAGAAATAACCATTATTGGCGGGGAAGCTTTTTTACGAAAAGACTGGCTTGATATAATCGAAAGAATCAGCGAAAGCGGTATTGAATGTTCGATGCAGTCCGGTGCTTATAATTTAAATGAAGAAAGAATCAGCAGTGCCAAAAAAGCGGGCATACGAAATATTGGCGTTTCGATTGACGGAATGCCGGAAACACATAATAAAATAAGAGGAAGAAGAGATTCCTTCGACCATGTTATCCATTGTCTGCAATTACTAAAAAGCCACGATATTCCTTCGAGTGTTAATACTGTTATTACCAAATTAAATCAGGACGAGCTGAACGATCTTCTGGATGTTCTGATCGAAAACGGAGTAAGAAACTGGCAGATTCAGCTTGCCGTTGCAATGGGAAATGCCGTAGATCATGCAGACGAATTAATTCTGCAACCGTATGAATTAATCGATTTTTACGAAAAACTAATCGTGATTTACAGAAAAGCACTGGCTCATAATGTTTTAATTCAGGCAGGAAACAACATAGGTTACTTTGGTCCATATGAACATATCTGGAGACAAGGTAACGAAAAATATTATACAGGTTGTTCTGCAGGACATACCGGAATTGGCATTGAAGCCGATGGAAAAATTAAAGGATGTCCATCCTTACCCACAACAGAATATACCGGCGGTAACGTAAAAGATATGAAACTGGAAGACATTTGGAGATACAGCGAAGAAATGGTTTTTTCCAGATATAGAAACAAAGAAGAATTATGGGGAGGCTGCAAAGGCTGTTATTACGAATCGTCCTGCCTCGCCGGATGTACCTGGACAAGTCATGTACTGTTTGGCAAAAGAGGAAACAATCCGTTTTGCCATCACCGGGCCTTGGAACTAAAAAAGAAAGGACTTCACGAGCGCATCAGAAAAATAAAAGAAGCTCCCGGATTGTCTTTTGATATTGGCTTGTTTGAGATAATCGTAGAAAACGAAAAAGGTGAAATAATAGAAATCCAGTCACCATATAACAGTCCGCCATCACTTCCTGCCGAAGATTATACAGACAGAGTACCAAGAATGCCGCAGGCACTTAAACTCTGCAGCGGCTGCGATAATTATGTGTATGAAGAAGAAGAAACCTGCAGTTTCTGCAAAGCCGATATTCAGAAAGTAAACGATGAATATGCGGCTAAAATGGAAAAAGCCAAACGATCACTGGAAAAATTAGAACTATTAATGATGAGATAA